In Ascaphus truei isolate aAscTru1 chromosome 2, aAscTru1.hap1, whole genome shotgun sequence, the genomic stretch GAAAGCAGAGGTCCAAGGTAGatactgtagtatggtaaatGTGGAAAAGGGGATGTCTTGGTGCAGGCATAATTCAAAAGGAGATTCAGATGAAGGGGCTAAAAacaaacccctcattgagtccagaTGGACTCAAAGTTCCCAGAGTATAAATCCATCTGGTTTCTCTTTTTAAAAGTTCAGTATCCCAGTCACCCCGTCTGATTCCAGGGGGGCAATGATCTATTAAAATGAAGCTTATCGCCTTCAGGTCCCCATTTTGACACCTATTGGCATGGATGCTTGTTACCTGTGTAAACACTTGGGTGACAAGGTTTTTTTTACCGAGAAACATTTTATCCACTCTGCACatgggaaaggtttctcccctgtgtaaaTGCTCTGTGTCTGAGGAGTGTCCTCCTTTTACAGAATTGATTATGATGTAATCTCCTTGTGTGAATTGTTGGTGTGTGCTGAGGTGCCTCAGTACTACAATGTTTACCAAAATCAGTGCAATTAAAAAGTTGCTTCCTTGTGTAAATCTACTGGTGTAACAAGAGGTCCCACTTCGTATAAAATGGTTTACCACACTCTGAACAAGCAAATTATTTCCCGTGTGTGAATCATGTGGGGTGTGAGGTCATTCATCCAAGAAACGTTTTTCCTATACTCTGTACATGAGAATGGCCTCTCCCTGCATGAATTTGTTGGTTTCTAAAGAGGTGACTCTtaacactgaattgtttcccacactgaaAAGTGGTTTCTTCACTGTAAATACTTGGGTGTGAAAGGCAGTCTCCCCTATTACTGAAATGTTTCTGACAAAGAATATGGTTTCTCCACTGTGTGAATTCTCTGGTGTGTCAGGTCACCACACttttgtcacgctgtgctcaccacaaacaaggcaggaccactgtgctgaggtgggaatggatattaTGCCACCCCCAGCGACAGTGGtgcatctggagtgtagagttGGTCGGGGTAGCTgggttggggttggagaggtgtggatggtcgatatacttgccgggtcagaggaggagaggtacagaacgttgcaggtactattagccatgTCTGGGTTTGGAGAGAGCCGAGTCGTCGTAGTCCGTTAGCAGACGTCAGGTTTGGAGAGGAGTGGATGGTCGTGGAAACCCGGGTCTATACACAGGAAGGTAAGCAGCAAGACAAGGCATAGAAGAGGTGAGTGCAACGCAACTGGAATTATACTCACAAAGtaccagtggcacagctgagcatatgtaggtgaGAGCGCCCAATCAGAACTGCAGTGAGGAGGTGTGCTAACAGCGCGAACTGTGGTTGGAGCATCTGAAGCAGGGATCAGGCGAGATCAGTATCCCTGATGTGCCCTAGGAGGACCCTGCATGTGGTGGATGCCGAGGGCGTCGCGCCTCCTTGATCCTCACAActttgtactgaattgtttccaacaCTCTGAACAAGGGTTGGACAATAAGAAAAGAACTTCCCAACATAACACAAGTAatttatcataataacaatattCATCAAGGTATTAACACCAAATAGAAAACTAAAAGCAAAAGTCGGCAAAATGTTTAAGGTTATTTATTGCGAAACACATTTCTTATACAAATGCATATCATTCttaataaaatgtgaaaaaaacaaatacattttagaaTATTTTCATTTtaagaataatttttttttaaataaaaattattttacaatAAAACTACACCCACACTAAGGCCTTTTTTCACCCTTTTACAATTACCCCCCTCTTCTGTACACACTAATGGGGCATGGGGAAGCGTGTGTATATGAGCATGGGGGAGGAGTTCAAGAGGCATGGGTGAGAGATTAGAGAAATGCGGGGGAGAGGAAGGGTTTGAGTCATGGTGGAAGAGAAGGGTTAAGAAGCAtggcagaggggaagtggttgATGGGGAGGGGTGAGATTACCATCAGGAAGATTAATTATAGCTGCAACATGTGAAAGTCATGGAGCTTCCAGACCCGCTCCCACTCTCTCTACCAGACCCACTCAGTCCTCTCTCTGACACAGCCCCCATCCCCACAGCTCTCTGCCAGACCCACCCCCACTCTGCAGCCACAGATAGGAATACCATGGTAATAAGAAATGGTAAGTATTGAGTACCAGACATTTTTATTACTGCAGTATTACTATGTTACCGGTATATTGCCCCTCTGAACAATCAAATGTTTTATCTCATGTATGAATCCTCGTGTGAGGAGGCTGATTATCTATTAAAAGCTTTCCCCACACTATGTACATGGAAATGGTTTCTCCCGTGTATGAATCCTATGGTGTGTgatgaggtgggtcttaaaattGAACTTTTTCCCACACTcagtacatgtgaatggtttctcccgtgTATGAACCCTGTGGTGTGTGAGAAGTATGCTCTTAAAacggaattgtttcccacactccgtacatgtgaatggtttctcccctgtatgaatcatctggtgtttgaggagactgctcttaaaacgcaattgtttcccacactctgcacatgtgaatggtttctcccctgtatgaatcatatGGTGCGTGAGGAGGTTGCTCTCTTTAccgaattgtttcccacactctgtacatgtgaattgtctctcccctgtatgaatcctttGGTGTATGATGAGGCTgctcttagtactgaattgtttcccacactctgtacatgtgaatggtttctcccctgtatgaatccatGCATGTTCGAGGAGGCTCTCCTTTCgggaaaagcttttactacactttgcacatgtgaatggtttctctcctgtatgaatcctctggtgcgtGAGGAAGCGGTTctttgtactgaattgtttcccacactctgtacatgtgaatggtttctcccctgtgtgaatcttctGGTGTTTGAGGAGGATTGTCTTAGTACTtaactgtttcccacacactgtacaagtaaaaggattcactgctgtctgaatcatctggtgtggAAGAAGTTTCTCCTTCAGTGAGAAACTTCTCTCACCATCTGTACATGTAAAAGTTTGCTCTCTAGTggggacacaaaggtgtgtgagcaggtccctGTCCAGTGAGAAGCTTTTGCCACACTCACAACAAGCAAAAGGCTGAACACTGCGGCTTCTTAAATCTCTCTCATTCCTTTTGCTGGACCCATATTTAGAGTCCGTTtcagctgtgtgctgtacaaggtctgtaaattcaccatcaCGTGGCACTGGTTCCTTGTACATATCCAAAATGTGGCAGGAATCATTGTTTTTTGGCACTTCTGGGCTGCGAGGAGTCAAACAGCTTCTGGATGTATCAGAGCTCAAGTTCTGTTCCTCATTCAGGCCGTTCTCTAACAGAAGTAAAGAAAAAAAGTCAAAACTATTTTTTTTCAATCTGTAACTCAAATTACAAATCCAGAACACTGAAGAATTTACTTTACCAATACTTAATTAACAAAATGTTTAAAACGCAgggttttaaaattgtggcccatggACACAAATGATTATTAACATTGAAAATATCCATGAGAAGTAAAGTTAAGGAACTCCTGGTCTATCATTAGTGCGTTAATAATATCAACTAAACCAGGCAGCAATCTATAGTGTACCCTGCTcctcagtgtttcctgtggcgtgtctgcactccTGCTTTTCCCGTGGCCTACCTTCCACCCTGTTCCCCGTTCCTGTACCCACCGCGCTGCAGCACCTACGCTGAAGTTTTTCCTGTTGATGAATTTTTGCCTGTGACCTTGACcttcgctcctgtgccgcctgccttgaccccggcTTGCCTATGGACTACTCTGACTTCTcaaatcctgacccggctacacacgACTACAGACTACGCAACCCGGACCTggctttgtggtctaaggtcggtgttttcacatccccacctcagccccacggtccggtccaggtttgtggtgagcataaccgttacagtatgttcagccccacaaacaaggaccccactgaggtggggTTAGGCCAGACCGTGTCTGAAGATCTGTCCATGCCAGAATACGTGTCTTTCTCCGAATTGCTTACCAAAAGTCCCCATGAACTTTCCCAACGTACAGACCAGTTCCTTTAAATTATTGCCACTAGGAGACAGCTCTCTTGCGCCACAACACCCGTGGCTGGACCCCTCGAGGCACCCCTGTTTTCCTGGAATTCCCAAGCCAATGTTACATTCCTAGAGCCAAAAGATAAACTCTCTATGTCTCCAGTTTCAAACTCAAGTTCCCCTTTCTCTGACTTTCGTGCAGTGCCTGCTTTAACCCTAGCTAGTTCTCAACCCCTAGGTTTAAAGGCAGACCTTGCACATTATGCCCCCTTGGGGCTCAAGTTGCTGAGCCTGTTGAGTTTCGTTGCTTTCATACTCCTGCCCCCCTTTGCTTATCCTGTTGGGATTCATAGCTTTCATAGTCCTGTCCCCCTTGAGCCTCAAGTTACTGAGCCTGTTGGGATTCATTGCTTTCGTCGCCCTGCTCCAGTTAAAATTCCTGGTACTGGGTTCCCTGAGACTTTTTCCGAAAGACTGGCCTGCTCTGAAAGAATGATCCATAATCTGGCCATATCCATGGAACACTACGTGAAAGAGCAGGATCACGTTCTGGTCAGTCCCTCTACTACGAGGCAGCACCTCTCTGCTCCTACTCCTGTTGCTAACCCCTTGGGGGTACCCCTTTCTCCTTGGAATTACCAAACTGATTTTTCATGtcaggaacccaaagaggagtTTTTCACGACCTCTGTTTCTGACTCAAATTTCCCTTTCTCTAAAAGCTTTGCAACTCCTAGTGTAACAACTCCTGTTCCTCAGACATTTGAAATTCCTGCCTTAGACTCTAAACCTTTTTCCTTAGTGCCTCCCACAACAATTGGTTCTCCTTTTGCTACTTCTCAATCTAcacacttcagagatcagcttatctgtcTCTGATCCATTTGCAAGGTCCGAGTTCCCCCTTACTGCATGTAAGGATCAAGTTTCCAAATCaaagctccctctctctctttcccctgcaAAAGTTCCAGTTCCCTGTTACTGCTTCTAAGGATCCAGTTTCTAAATCATCCTTCCCTGTCTCAGAGTTCCATGCTATATGTGAAACACCTACCCTTGAGTCTACAGTAAGCCTTCTTCCTTAAACTTCTCCACAATACCTGCTGTAACCTTTGCTACTTATAAGGTCTCTGATTTTAAAGCAGGTCCCCTTTTCTCAGATTCTCCTATAGTATGTGATATGCCTATCACTAATACTAAAACTCCTGTTTTAAGATGTACCTTCTCTAATGAGCCTGTAATGTTTGGCGTTCCCTGGACTTATTCTAAGACTCTTTCCACAAAGTCTTCGTAGTATCTGATATTCCTACTGTGGATTCCCAGActcccacttcagtgacaagcagaCCTTTCAACAATGTTCCCACAGGGTTAAAAATACCTAATTCTGATTCTTCTATGACCAAAACCCCTATTACTCGGTCCAATGCAGTGTTGAATAAACTTTTCTCTGTTTTTAAAGGTTCCTGCCATAAAAATCCCCACAGGTTCTGGTATACCTATTGTTGACCCTCCGGCTCCCACTTCAGGGGTAAGCGCAACTTTCCCTGATTCAATTGAAGTACCTAGTCTAGCCCTTTCTGTTtcacaaatacccacttcagagacaagcgcaaTGCTGATTCAATTGAAGTACCTGGTCTAGCCCTTGCTGTTTCACAaattcccacttcagagaccagtgtaCCTTTTCCTGATTTCTGTGCTGTACAGTGTGACCACTGCTGCTTCCCAGACATCCATTCCGGGaacaaatatatttttcactGACTATTCTACAGCTCCGGTTGTAACCATGGATGACTTCCAAACCCTCACAGCAAACAATAGTTCTCCTCCATCTAGTCTCCCTACTACTCTGCATGTAGCCTTGGAGTCTGGGATTCTCACTCCTCAGACAATACAGTATCTCACTGACGCTTCCACAGTATTTGAGGTATCCGCTACAGACTGCATGACTGCTACTGTGAACTCGGGGTTATCTCTCATGGAACTTTCTGTAGCACCTGATGTTTCTACAGATTCAAAGTACCCAGTGTTCAAAACAGAGTTATACTTCTCTGATTCTTCCATAATATTTGTTGTACCCACTACTGACTGCTCAACTTCTGCCGCAAACTCAGGGTCACCTCCCAGGGAGAATTCTGTAGTACCGAATGTATCTACTTATTCAAAGCACCCTGTGTTCGAAACGGATTTATTCAGCATTGATTCCTCTACAGTATCGCGTGAAGCCACTGAGCCTGGGACTTCCACTCCCAAGTCAAGTTCATTCCTGATTCTTCTTCTGTGTTTGAAGTACCAAGTTCTAACTCCATGACTTCTGTTTCTAAGTCAGGTTTACCGCTCTCCCAGCTTCCTGCTGTACCGGATAAAATCTGTACTGATCCAAGCTCTCTCACTTTACAAGCAGATTCTATATCCGCAGGTTCTTGCATGGTGCCTGATGTGTTCTCTCTGGGTTTCATGTTGCCTTCATCAAAGACTGAAACAACCCTATTGGACTTCCTTGCCTTGCCTGAGGTGTCCGTCCCTATTTCTTGTGCTCTCACTGTGGGCACGGCATGTTTCTCTCAACTCGGCCGTTGGTGCCTACTGCTTCCTCTGCGGATGCCCAGACATCGGAACTGATGCTTTCCAAACCACATACGTCCTGGGATCCTGGCCTCTTTTCAATTGCCAGTACCACGGCAGAAAACTACGTAAACACTCCAACCGTCACACTCAACTTGCCAGGGATAACGGGCCTGGACTTTAACAAGAGAACGGTATCAATATCTTTCAGTGAGCCCTCCTGCCCTCTACCCTCGCTACCCAGTGACCGGATTTCCTTTGGAGCAAAAGATTCTCACAAACATCTACGTGCTTATCTGAGTAATACCATTGCTCGTCCAGAATGTTTCTCTGCTACATACAACCAACAATCAGTGTTTTTTGTCTTGTACTCTGGGACTATTACTGGAGATCTTGCATCTGGCTTGTGCCCTTCTGACAGTCCTGTTCTGGACTCCCCTGCTTTCCCACAGCTCTGCATATCCAAGTCCTTTTATGAAGCTTTCTGTGTGTCAATATTTGCAGTACCACTGTTCTCACTTTTAAAGATGGTACTCGCTAACGAACTGCTAGGCCACGGGTCTATTACCTGCCTAAGACAGTTCAGAAACAATTCCATGTCGCCCAGATCTCTGAGTGATCTTGCCTCTGCTCGCCCGGAGTTCTCGCCtgaaggggggatactgtaagggtcCCTGCTCGCCTGGAGTTCTCGTCTGAAGGAGTTGGGCTGGGTTAGGCTGGAACTCATTCTTACTGTGCTTTAGAGCTTCCAGACAAATCCCTCTCTAAACCTGCAATCAGAATCACCTGCTCTTGGTGTTACTCTGCAGCCTGCCTGTTGCTGCCTCCTATACAGCTGTGGTCCCATTGGCTGCCAGTGCTATTTAACTGCTGCCCTTCCCCCCGggaagttgctgaacataatACTTTctccaagtaactgtgcttgccacaagcaGCTCTGTTTGGCCTGATTTGGCCTTCTGTGCTTTGTCCTCTTCTCCTaggttcctggcagacttcgccgcgCTGAAGCAGCTACACTGTTCCTCAGTGTTTCCTCTGGCATGTCTGCACTTCTCCTGCATCCTAAGGCTTTCCTGCTCAGTAGCCCCTGTGCTACTCTCCAAGTTCCTGGCAGACTTTGCCTTCGCCACGCTGAAGCGGCTACACTGCTCCTcaagtgtttcctgtggcgtgtctgcactccTGCTTTTCCCGTGGCCTACCTTCCACCCTGTTCCTGTTCCCCATTCCTGTATCCACCGCGCTGCAGCACCTACGCTAAAGCTCCTTCTCTGAAGTTTTTCCTGTTGCCGAATTTTTGCCTGTGACCTCGACCTtcgctcctgtgccacctgcttGACCCCGGCTTGCCTATGGACTACTCTGACTTCTCCAATCTTGACCCGGCTACGCACGACTATGCAACCCTGATCCGGCTTTGTGGTCTAGGGTCAGTGTTTTCACATCCCCACatcagccccgcggtctggtccaggtttgtggtgagcataaccgTTACAGTGTGTATATAAGAATCTATCATTCGCATACATGAGCGTTAGTTATTTAACATTTTCTCCCATGTGATAAAGGGACagagttttgtttatttttgtatgcatgtctatttatatagcgccattaatgtacatagcgcttcacagcactaatacacatgacaatcatataaataacataactacaaataacagatcatgggaataagtgcttcagacataaaagtaacattgtggaagaggagtccctgctccgaagagcttgcaagctaattggtagggagaatgtacataggcagtaggagggcgttcagataagtgcgtctgcagggggccaagttttttttaactcacccattctttccctgtctctttgggtaacacccagcatacatctcaccATATTTAtttgcgttgtctgaagcttctgaattatctttgcatttagggtctcagtttcacaggcaggatacactggtcagaCAGGGGAAGGGTCTCTTAAATTTCTTTCCTAAATACGTTTTATCGCATCTATTGATGGTCAGATACCCTtaactctgcatttccaaccttTTATACGTGTCTGAGAGCCATATTGCGCTTCTAACTCTGCTGCATGTGGCTTGTTCCAGAacacccagcaggcctggggacttCATATGAGAATGTGACCATGCTCCTTGTAAAAAGATAATATCCCTTTGTGCAGACAAAGGTGAAAAGGTactcaccagagacaggaaatggaacagtttctctctttattggggtcagatgttcctcagtgttCGGCTCTTCTTTCTCCGACTTAACCTCTAAACTCTCCagtacaaccactgggaaacctggcaataagaaaaggaaaatccatcttGTAAAACTGGGAGTGGGGGCACTTCTTGTGACATCAGTATACAAAAAATTCTCTAGGTGAATGAAAGATTGCAGTTCAAGCAGAGTCCAGCAGTAAGC encodes the following:
- the LOC142488398 gene encoding uncharacterized protein LOC142488398, which codes for MIPAQERIPTMITPQTQLSSNKYRSRNLRSAPPEQHCPLPAPPEQHCPLAAPPEQHCPLAAPPEQHCPLPAPPEQHCPLPAPPEQHCQHLQSSTAHCQHLQSSTAHCQHLQSSTAHCQHLQSSTAHCQHLQSSTAHCQHLQSSTAPCQHLQSSTAHCQHLQSSTAHCQHLQGSTAHCQHLQSSTASTSRAALPTASTSRAALPTASTSRAALPTASTSRATLPTASTCRAALPTASTSRAALPTANTLRVALPTASTSRAALPSASTSRAALPTASMDPRLLSFPVFAPEKLKMKSEKEEAEEHLAPIKEEIDAFPVCGFPVVVLESLEVKSEKEEPNTEEHLTPIKRETVPFPVSENGLNEEQNLSSDTSRSCLTPRSPEVPKNNDSCHILDMYKEPVPRDGEFTDLVQHTAETDSKYGSSKRNERDLRSRSVQPFACCECGKSFSLDRDLLTHLCVPTREQTFTCTDGERSFSLKEKLLPHQMIQTAVNPFTCTVCGKQLSTKTILLKHQKIHTGEKPFTCTECGKQFSTKNRFLTHQRIHTGEKPFTCAKCSKSFSRKESLLEHAWIHTGEKPFTCTECGKQFSTKSSLIIHQRIHTGERQFTCTECGKQFGKESNLLTHHMIHTGEKPFTCAECGKQLRFKSSLLKHQMIHTGEKPFTCTECGKQFRFKSILLTHHRVHTREKPFTCTECGKKFNFKTHLITHHRIHTREKPFPCT